The window GGCCATGGGCACGCTTTCGAAGGGCTCGTTTCGTGACATCGGACCTTGCTCCCTCAGGCTGGTGGCGATAAGGGTTCAGAGCCGGGCACAGGCGTGGGGTTCAAAAAAATTGAGCGAACGGCAGCTGCGAGGGGTCGAAGCCTGCAGCACCTCTTCAATTACCCAAGCGAGGTCAGGCCATGAACATTCCCATTCCACCGGAGACTCCCGATCCCAACATCGACGACCCGAGCCTGCCGCCGCCCGTGCCGGAGGAAGAGCCGGACGAGCTGCCGATCAAACCGACCGTGCCGCCGACAGTGGGCGACCCGCCGAGCCAGGAACCACCGGTGAAGGCTTAAGGGTAGACCAGGATCTACGCAGGCAGGACCGGCCCTTTCGCGGGTGAACCCGCTCCCATAGAACAACACATGACTCACTGGTTCGGCGAGGTCCTGTAGGAGCAGCCTTGTGCTGCGAAGAGGCCGGGGCTGATAAAGCCTGTCTATTGGCTGTACCGGCCTCTTCGCAGCACAAGGCTGCTCCTACAAAGGACGCGTCAGACGAGCGATATTGGTTCTCTGCGCGAAAGCGCAGCCCGAAGGACTGGGCAATCTCCCACAGGGACCGCGCCGATTTCGAACGCGGCGCTGTACCTGCAGGAGCGGGTTTACCCGCGAAAGGGCCGGCAGCATCAATACATCAACCAGCAGTTAAAGCCGATATCTCCGCCACACTGATCTCCCGCATGCGGAACTTCTGCACCTTGCCGGTCACCGTCATCGGATACTCGTCGACAAAGCGGATATGCCGCGGCACCTTGAAGTGTGCAATGCGCGCCTTGCACCAGCCCTGTAACTCTTCGACCGTGGCACTGTGCCCCGGGTGCAGCTTGATCCAGGCGACGATCTCCTCGCCATAACGGCTACACGGGATGCCGATCACCTGCGCATCGGCCACCGCCGGGTGGGTGTAGAAGAACTCTTCCAGTTCACGCGGGTAGATGTTCTCGCCGCCGCGAATGATCATGTCCTTGTTGCGCCCGACAATGCGCACGTAGCCGTGCTCGTCCATCACCGCCAGGTCGCCAGAATGCATCCAGCCGGCCGGGTCGATGGCATCTGCCGTGGCCTGGGGGTTGTCCCAGTAGCCGAGCATCACGCTGTAGCCGCGGGTGCACAGCTCGCCGATCTCGCCGCGCGGGACGATGCAGCCGTCGGCGTCCACCAGCTTGTTCTCCAGCTGCGGCTGGGTGCGGCCGACGGTGGTCACGCGTAGCTCCAGGTCGTCGTCCGGGCCGGTCTGCAGTGACACCGGGCTGGTTTCGGTCATGCCGTAGGCGATCTGTACTTCGGCCATGTGCATCTGGTCGATGACCCGGCGCATCACCTCGATCGGGCAGGTGGCGCCGGCCATGATGCCGCTGCGCAAGGTCGACAGGTCCATTTGCCCGCGCGCGGGGTGGTCGAGCATGGCGATGAACATGGTCGGCACGCCATAGAGGATGCTGGCGCGCTCTTCGGCCACGGCGCGCAGGGTGAGCTCGGCGTCGAAGGCGTCGTTGGGGTAGATCATGGTGCTGCCATGGGTGATGCAGCCGAGGTTGGCCATAACCATGCCGAAGCAGTGGTACAGCGGCACCGGGATAACCATGCGGTCGCGTGCGGTCAGGCCCAGGCTTTCGCCAACCATGAAGCCGTTGTTGAGGATGTTGTAGTGGCTGAGCGTGGCACCCTTGGGAGCGCCTGTGGTGCCAGAGGTGTACTGGATGTTCACCGGCTGGTCGAACTGCAGGCCTTGCTGGCGCGCCGCATAGGCCTCGGTCGAGGTATGCCCTGCCCGTTCGGCCAGCGCTTGCCAAGGCAGGAAGCCAGCGGGCGGGTTGGCAGCCAGGCTGACCACACCGCGCAGGTCCGGCAGGCGTTCACTGGCCATTTCACCGGGGACGGCGCTGGCCAGCTCCGGTGCCAGCTCCTGGACCATGGCGTGATAGTCGGACGTCTTGAAGGCATCGGCACACACCAGCCAGCGGCAACCGGACTGGCGCAGCACGTATTCCAGCTCGCCCACGCGGTAGGCCGGGTTGATGTTGACCAGGATGGCACCAACCTTGGCGCTGGCCAGCTGCAGGATGCACCACTGGGCGCAGTTGGGCGACCAGATGCCGACCCGATCGCCGGTGTTCACGCCCAGGGCCATCAGGGCACGAGCATGCACCTCGACCTGCTCGGCCAACTGCCGCCAGCTGTAGCGCAGGCCCTGATGGCGCGACACCAGGGCCTCGCCGTCGGCACAACGGGCCACGGTGGCGTCGAAGGCCTGGCCGATGGTCTGGGTCAGCAAGGCTTGGTCCTGGCGACCGCGGGTATAGCTTGGTTGACTCATGGGTGTCCCTTCTTGTGGTTGTTCTGGGCACGACTGAAGCAAGCGGGAATACTCTGGCGCAGATTTACGTTTACGTAAAGGTTATGAATGGATTGACAGTGACCTTCCGCAGGTTTACGTTAACGTAAAGGTGATGAACGACACCGCCCCTCAGGCATGACGCCGAACCCTGTGGGAGCGGGCGTGCCCGCGAATGCGATCACTCAGGCAATGACGGTGGTCCTGCTGACGCATTCGCGGGCAAGCCCGCTCCCACAGGGTCCGGCGCCAGATCCTTGAGCCAGAGTGTTTCCCATATTTCAAGAACAACAAGGTGCCCCAGCATGCATTACCCCACCCTGAACTTCGCCCTGGGCGAAACCATCGACATGCTCCGCGACCAGGTGCGCACCTTCGTCGCCGCCGAACTGGCCCCACGCGCCGCGCAAATCGACCACGACAACCTGTTCCCTGCCGACATGTGGCGCAAGTTCGGCGACATGGGCCTGCTGGGCATCACCGTGCCGGAAGAATACGGCGGTGCCGGCCTGGGCTACCTGGCCCACGTGGTTTCGATGGAAGAAATCAGCCGTGGCTCGGCCTCGGTGGCCCTGTCCTACGGTGCCCACTCCAACCTCTGCGTCAACCAGATCAACCGCAACGGCAGCCACGAGCAGAAGCTCAAGTACCTGCCCAAGCTGATCAGCGGCGAGCACATCGGCGCCCTGGCCATGAGCGAGCCCAACGCCGGTTCCGACGTGGTGTCGATGAAGCTGCGCGCGGAAAAGCGCGGCGACCACTACGTGCTCAACGGCAGCAAGACCTGGATCACCAACGGCCCGGACGCCAACACCTACGTGATCTACGCCAAGACCGACCTGGAAAAGGGCGCGCACGGCATCACCGCGTTCATCGTCGAGCGTGACTGGAAAGGCTTCAGCCGCAGCAACAAGTTCGACAAGCTGGGCATGCGTGGCTCCAACACCTGCGAGCTGTTCTTCGACGGCGTCGAAGTGCCGGAAGAAAACATCCTCGGCCAGCTCAACGGTGGCGTGCGCGTGCTGATGAGCGGCCTGGACTACGAGCGCGTGGTGCTGTCCGGCGGCCCGACCGGCATCATGCAAAGCTGCATGGACCTGGTAGTGCCCTACATTCACGACCGCAAGCAGTTCGGCCAGAGCATCGGCGAGTTCCAGCTGATCCAGGGCAAGATCGCCGACATGTACACCCAGCTCAACGCCAGCCGCGCCTACCTGTATGCCGTGGCCCAAGCCTGCGACCGTGGCGAGACCACCCGCAAGGACGCCGCCGGGGTGATCCTGTACACCGCCGAGCGCGCCACGCAAATGGCCCTGGAGGCGATCCAGATTCTCGGCGGCAACGGCTATATCAACGAATTCCCGGCAGGCCGCCTGCTGCGCGACGCCAAGCTGTACGAGATCGGTGCCGGCACCAGCGAAATCCGCCGGATGCTGATCGGCCGCGAACTGTTCAACGAAACCCGCTGAGCACAAGGGACGGGCGCACATGGCTACCTTGCACACCCAGATCAACCCGCGTTCGGCGGAGTTCGCCGGCAACAGCGCGGCCATGCTCGAACAGGTCCAGGCCCTGCGCGGCCTGCTCGCCCAAGTGGCCCAGGGCGGTGGGCCCAAGGCTCAGGAGCGGCACACTTCACGTGGCAAGCTGCTGCCACGCGAGCGTATCGACCGCCTGCTGGACCCGGGCTCGCCGTTCCTCGAAATCGGCCAACTGGCTGCCCATGAGGTGTATGGCGAAGACGTGCCCGCTGCGGGCGTGATCGCCGGCATCGGCCGCGTCGAAGGCGTGGAATGCATGATCGTGGCCAATGACGCCACGGTCAAAGGCGGTTCCTACTACCCGCTGACTGTGAAGAAGCACCTGCGTGCGCAGACCATCGCCCTGCAGAACCGCCTGCCGTGCATCTACCTGGTGGACTCCGGCGGCGCCAACCTGCCACGCCAGGACGAAGTGTTCCCCGACCGTGAGCACTTTGGGCGGATCTTCTTCAACCAGGCCAACATGAGCGCACTGGGCATTCCGCAGATCGCCGTGGTGATGGGTTCGTGCACCGCCGGCGGTGCCTACGTGCCCGCGATGGCCGACGAAGCGATCATGGTGCGCCAGCAGGCGACCATCTTCCTCGCCGGCCCGCCACTGGTGAAAGCAGCCACCGGTGAAGTGGTGAGCGCCGAAGACCTCGGCGGCGCCGATGTGCACTGCCGTACCAGCGGCGTGGCCGACCACTATGCCGACAACGACGAACATGCCCTGGCCCTGGCCCGACGCAGCGTGGCCAACCTCAACTGGCACAAGCTGGGCAAGCTGCAGCGCCTGGCCCCGGTGGCACCGCTGTACGCCGCCGATGAGCTGTATGGCGTGGTGCCGGCCGATGCCAAGCAACCGTTCGACGTGCGCGAGGTTATCGCGCGTCTGGTCGACGGCTCGGTGTTCGACGAGTTCAAGGCGCTGTTCGGTACCACCCTGGTGTGCGGCTTCGCCCACCTGCACGGCTACCCGATGGCGATCCTCGCCAACAACGGCATCCTGTTC of the Pseudomonas asiatica genome contains:
- a CDS encoding isovaleryl-CoA dehydrogenase, whose translation is MHYPTLNFALGETIDMLRDQVRTFVAAELAPRAAQIDHDNLFPADMWRKFGDMGLLGITVPEEYGGAGLGYLAHVVSMEEISRGSASVALSYGAHSNLCVNQINRNGSHEQKLKYLPKLISGEHIGALAMSEPNAGSDVVSMKLRAEKRGDHYVLNGSKTWITNGPDANTYVIYAKTDLEKGAHGITAFIVERDWKGFSRSNKFDKLGMRGSNTCELFFDGVEVPEENILGQLNGGVRVLMSGLDYERVVLSGGPTGIMQSCMDLVVPYIHDRKQFGQSIGEFQLIQGKIADMYTQLNASRAYLYAVAQACDRGETTRKDAAGVILYTAERATQMALEAIQILGGNGYINEFPAGRLLRDAKLYEIGAGTSEIRRMLIGRELFNETR
- a CDS encoding carboxyl transferase domain-containing protein, with amino-acid sequence MATLHTQINPRSAEFAGNSAAMLEQVQALRGLLAQVAQGGGPKAQERHTSRGKLLPRERIDRLLDPGSPFLEIGQLAAHEVYGEDVPAAGVIAGIGRVEGVECMIVANDATVKGGSYYPLTVKKHLRAQTIALQNRLPCIYLVDSGGANLPRQDEVFPDREHFGRIFFNQANMSALGIPQIAVVMGSCTAGGAYVPAMADEAIMVRQQATIFLAGPPLVKAATGEVVSAEDLGGADVHCRTSGVADHYADNDEHALALARRSVANLNWHKLGKLQRLAPVAPLYAADELYGVVPADAKQPFDVREVIARLVDGSVFDEFKALFGTTLVCGFAHLHGYPMAILANNGILFAEAAQKGAHFIELACQRGIPLLFLQNITGFMVGKKYEEGGIAKHGAKLVTAVACAQVPKFTVIIGGSFGAGNYGMCGRAYDPRFLWMWPNARIGVMGAEQAAGVLAQVKREQSERSGHPFSAEDEARLKQPILDQYEHQGHPYYSSARLWDDGVIDPAQTRDVLGLALSAALNAPIEQSRFGIFRM
- a CDS encoding AMP-binding protein — encoded protein: MSQPSYTRGRQDQALLTQTIGQAFDATVARCADGEALVSRHQGLRYSWRQLAEQVEVHARALMALGVNTGDRVGIWSPNCAQWCILQLASAKVGAILVNINPAYRVGELEYVLRQSGCRWLVCADAFKTSDYHAMVQELAPELASAVPGEMASERLPDLRGVVSLAANPPAGFLPWQALAERAGHTSTEAYAARQQGLQFDQPVNIQYTSGTTGAPKGATLSHYNILNNGFMVGESLGLTARDRMVIPVPLYHCFGMVMANLGCITHGSTMIYPNDAFDAELTLRAVAEERASILYGVPTMFIAMLDHPARGQMDLSTLRSGIMAGATCPIEVMRRVIDQMHMAEVQIAYGMTETSPVSLQTGPDDDLELRVTTVGRTQPQLENKLVDADGCIVPRGEIGELCTRGYSVMLGYWDNPQATADAIDPAGWMHSGDLAVMDEHGYVRIVGRNKDMIIRGGENIYPRELEEFFYTHPAVADAQVIGIPCSRYGEEIVAWIKLHPGHSATVEELQGWCKARIAHFKVPRHIRFVDEYPMTVTGKVQKFRMREISVAEISALTAG